GGAAAAAACTTTTCAATTGAAGACGTTTTTACGGTTGGATTAAAAAtcatttggtatatatatatatattttttttttgacaaaaaaatcatttggtaTTTAAATAAAGTTATTTATGAGAAAAGGAATTGAGGATAGATAGACAAGTGAGGGAGCATGTGAGGAGNNNNNNNNNNNNNNNNNNNNNNNNNNNGCCACCATGAAGAGTTCAGATTCTTCTACACGGTCTTACACATTGTACACCGTCAACGAAGTCAAGAACAAGAGTGGGAACTGGTTAGGCCGCAACAAGAATGAACATCCATTTGTACATACAACAATTGGTCATATAAAGACTGTTACTTCTTCAACCTCAGACTCATCAATCCACAAATCAGAATCTGTTCTGTTCGGTCCTTCAACCAACGAGGAGCTTGCAGCAATTGTTCAGACAAGAAACATGAGTCAGAGACATAGCAAAACTACAATTATACTCCCAAGTGGAGTTCACACATTGCCTAAAGACAGTAACGATGCCCCTTTACCGTTGATTGAGCGGTGGAAGTCAGGTGGAGCATGCGACTGCGGTGGTTGGGACATCGGTTGTAAGCTCCGTGTCATCTCTAATGATCATTCAAAGTCTCACACTTTCTCCTCAAGCTTTCAACTTTTTGATCAGGTAAACTAACTCGTTCTGTTTAA
The sequence above is drawn from the Camelina sativa cultivar DH55 chromosome 4, Cs, whole genome shotgun sequence genome and encodes:
- the LOC109132713 gene encoding uncharacterized protein LOC109132713 — protein: MKSSDSSTRSYTLYTVNEVKNKSGNWLGRNKNEHPFVHTTIGHIKTVTSSTSDSSIHKSESVLFGPSTNEELAAIVQTRNMSQRHSKTTIILPSGVHTLPKDSNDAPLPLIERWKSGGACDCGGWDIGCKLRVISNDHSKSHTFSSSFQLFDQERDEPAFKIVSHGDELHSVEFGSSISLLEAFFISLAVTSHQSWCQKEEEEAAVLIGDGLLKRETPAKYATNPPVSPIGRV